The Elaeis guineensis isolate ETL-2024a chromosome 5, EG11, whole genome shotgun sequence DNA segment TATTATTCCTTGATGTGCCATTTCCATGGTTTTCAATTCAGTGCCAGATTCTTCAATTGTGCCATGCAGGGATGTGCCACCTTCTTATACACCGTTGCAACTATTTATTGCTTTTCAGCTGTTGCACTTTTAAATGGCATATGCTGACCCAAGAATTCAGCTATTGTTGTGCACCATATAATCAGTTTATTGTCTTCATCAACTATCTGGAGTTTTTATGGCTCTTTTTCAAAGGTCATCTATTCATTGTCACATCTACTTTTGATCTATGGTCATATGCTACTTTGCCACTTGCTACTTCACATCATCTTTCTATTCAGATTGACTACCTACTGCTCCCAACGGACCCATCAACAGAACTCCACATGTTGTTAATGTTGTTTCATTTCTTATTACCTGAAATTTCTTCCTACTCCTAGCTGGCTTCAACATCCGAATTCCATATGCTGTTAATGTCATTTCAATTCTTATTATATACAACTACATCTGGTTTTCCTCTTTGCAAAGTTATTAGTAGGTAAGTTCAAGCTTCAGGTTTCGGAGGTTTAAGAAATCTCAACATTTGCAGTAGTGGATGTCAGGTGGATTACAGAATCTTACTCTTCCTTGTGATTCCACATTATCTTTGGATGTACATAGGATATCTTCATGTCCTGtttaatcttttttttcctttatctTTTAGATGTATCACACCTTTGTATTAACTTGCAACTTACTGTAATATAATCTGATcgttattaccaaaaaaaaaaaaaaaaggcacttGGTGCTAGCTATAATGCTcgaaagagagaaaattagaagttATATAGTGATTTAAATTCTTTTGCAGTCTTTAATAAAAGCTAGGAATAAATCGAAAGTCTCATGACAAAAAACTAGGATGTTAGATTATAAGCAAACTCATGATTCTCCAGCGTGTCGTTCTTGTATATGTCTTTTTGAGTCTTGAAATAATTTATTGTTACCATTTAGAGTTCTTGAAGTGTTTATGTAGGTTAATTAGCTCAAATCATGGGTCCAGGGTCACAACAAAAAGCAGTGTGTATTGAAGCAGGTCCTTTTACTATAATACTTTTAAAAGTCCACGTAGGAGATACAGTACCAGGGTTACTTGTTTTGAGCACACAAAGGCTCCCAGTAAAACAATTACATTTCATTTGAGGGTACCTTTATCCGTGTATCCCAGCCTTGTCATCATGTTTTGCCCCTCTCAGTCACCATTAGTCATGTTAAGCATATGGCGGTCACATTGCAGCCATTGGTCCCAGCAAGTACAAGGAGTTGGTGGCAGAAAGATTTGGACCTACCATCGTCATTGGATGGATACAGATCAGCACCAAGCAATAGTAAGTCTATCCATTACATTTAGAGTATTTTTCATTTTTCGATTATCATGCCGATCTAGAACGTTTATCAAAAGATGAATAATGTATCAGATTGGATCGCATTATATATGACAGAGTATTTCGAAAATTGAGCTTCGAGAGAAGGCCAAGCATGCCCGCCAGTCTTGAGGGATATTTTGTATGGGCTGTTCTTACGCCAAAGTGGTGTGGCCATCcgtatgtattttaaaaaaaattaaaaaaaaaaaaaaaggaaaagatctGGACCATATTCTAGGAAAAAGTTGGATAGTTGGTTATCACCAACGGTGGTAGTAAAAATGTTGGCCCTTTGACATCCAAGTGTCTCACTCTATGTTGGTTGGCCTGCTGGTGGGCTGCATTGGTTGGGACCACAACCCAGATCCCACAACGCATATAAAATAACAGTTCAGGAATCCCAATTCTTCATTCCTCAGAAGACTTTTGCTGTGTTAATTGATGAATTTGAGAGAGAACTCTTTTTTGACATTTGGTAGCCTGAACACCATTCCGTGTCCCCGACAATATCACCAGCTGGGGAGACAAAGTGGAGACATTTTTTCTTGCATCTGTCTTCCATGGAGTAGAATATGGGAAATAGAAGGGGATAGCAAACTGCGGACTTAGGGTCAAAACGGATGTAATGAAACCAACCTTGACCATGGAAGATATAGAGTCGGTTTGATTTGTGActaaaattgaaattgaaattaatCAGAATAAAAATTGGAATGACCATATTCGTGACCGAAATCGGATGAGATTTGAACATTAGAGGGTACGAATTAGATTCGGAGAGATTGGAGCATTCACATTCTCCTCCTAAATAGAAACAGGAATGGAACTTTTCGCAATCAAATAACTGAAATTAATAAGAGTCATCCATTTTCATTCCCATTTCAGAGTCTAACTCTTCCAACTAAATATGCCCTTGCACTCTATATCATCTTCTATCAACCCTAATTCATCACTTGTTGAGTCTTTCAATGAACATCGCCAAAAATTCTAGGATTCATAGACTTGATAATTATATatttctatttttgataattgttatgtataattttaaataaagaagttctaccatcatttttttttttcaattaagccAACACAAGaataacaaactaaatatgactaTCATCTAGGATGCCCAACCATAAGAAGTTATAAAATTCAATATATgaattttgattttcatatttttcttgactTTCAAAGATAGCATCGGGAAAGACATGCATGCGGACATTTCTATAAATGGGAATATAAATGTCTTTGCAATAAGGTTTTGGCCTAAATTATTCAACAATGGAAGAAACATTAATGTAGGGCATTTCCCTGACAGAAGATCGGAGTTGCTGCCCAATGTTTGTCCATGTTGGTATTTGTTTTCCTCCATATTGGCTTTTTGACTGAAATTTTGTCCTCATATATATGGTGCACTTACCTTAGCTATTCCTTTTCAAGCTCCAATATTTTGTCCTCTAATTCCTCACCTCTCCTTCTGAATAAAATTTTGGTGGCAATTGGTGATTAACACCATTTCCTCCTCTTTCCTCAGAGACAAAAAAAAGTTCTCAGAATATTATCATTCgaccttttttttcttcctttttctcgtAATATCTCATGTCTATAAGAATCTTAATGGGGCTTAACAGAAAATAACAACTGTTGCATTCGTTTATCTCATTCAACTCAATAATGCaatgagagatgatggaaatcaTTATATTTTTCTATATTGTTAAACTCAAGTAACATAATGGAAGGTATCCGAAACCATTATAATCATTGTTACCGTCATTCACCGAAAGCTTGACTGCTCCTCTAAATTTGCTCTCACTTTGAAGTTGAATGCCACAGATTCAACATCCAAGCTATTGGCCATGTGGATTAGACCGTGCTAATAAACGCATGAGATACTTTTTCATGAGTCAATTTAGGAATATAACAATCTTCTCCATTCAATATTGTGACGCCCTCATCACGGTGGCTcctattgagagagagagactattTATGGCACGGATCCTCCTCAACCTTATCAGATCCTCCTTGTCACGTCCTCGCATTCCAAGAGTTTAAACTGTTGCATGGAGGACCAGCCATTGCTAATAAACGCATGTGGCATCTTTTTTTTAGTGGTCACCGTTGGACCATGACCAGAAGCTCTAATGGCAAACCGATCAGAGCCTAAGACCGGCAGCCTCTTGGGAGTCCACCAAACGCAAAACCCTGGCTGGCTAATAATTGCCGTCATCTGCGCTGCATCTTTGCTTTGCTCCAGTTGGTTTGGACAGAGCCAACGACCACGCCAAGGACTATTCGCAGTCTTTTGTCCCAACTCAACAGGAAACTCCATCATTGAAGCCCATTCCCACCGCCTTTTGCGACAAGCCTGTGATGTTGATGCCTGTCCACCATCCTAAGAGAGTTTGGGGATCGCCGAGGGTACGCCAGGAGTTTCCGTCGGAGAAGGGGAAGTGGATGTGGGTTGTGGGGCAGGGACCCTACCCTACCCTACCATTGTTTTCCAGACCTCCGGCTGAGGGATGTGAAAGAGAAGCCCAACTGGAGCCCTGCATGCCGACAGCGATGTCCTGGGCCTGGTGATGCATTCATTATGGGAAAAGTCTTTCCCATTCTAAATGACATGATGCCTTTTTGTTTTGAAACTTTTTGTTCCGTCTCGTGTCTACACCTGGATTCAGACTTAACGATCCATTCCATGTTGCCCGTTCTTAAATTTTAATTCCACATATCATGTATGAATGCATGTGGGGCCTTTGATGTCTTAAATTTTAAGATCCATTTGGTTCGTGAGAAAATTTTTGTTTTACTGAAATATTTTTCACTGTTCGATAATGTTGACAGTCTCCATACAGCAGGCGACCGACAAATTTGAGTAGAACGGCATAATCTTCCATTATGCTCTATTTGGTCGTCCAAGACCGATGAGCCATCTGGAAAGAGAACTGCTTAAAAGGGCATTAGCCATCTTGATGATGGCCGCTGATAGATGTATCTCACTACATGTATTTACTCTTTCTTATACATTAGTTTCAAAGTGAGAAAGTTTCAAATGAGAGCTAGCATCCACTAAACAAGGTATTGTCCCATCAAATCATGAAAATTCCATCACCAAGCCTCACAAAAACAATCCAACAGATCTTTTCTAACtccccagttatttagagattgTGAACAAGATGTTTCTGTGCTAGtggaaaagaacaagaagaacatgtTTCATCCACAGAGTATGGACACACAAACCTCTGACCATCTATAACCTAATAAGTAGAATGCTTGCATTATATAATAAGACGGATTGTCCATGGATGAACTCATGCTTGCAACCACGATGTCACCTAATAGCCATGTTATTGGTTAGCATGGGCCAGCCAATTTTGTGGTTAAATAACAAATTCTAAGATAAGCCAATCAAATACTTTGTATGTAATCATCCTcccaaaagaaaatattttatatcatagtcattacaaaagaaagatatttGAACCCTAGCCTCTTAGCATTGTTCCCCACCTATAGAGCCAACACAAGAATTAAAAAGCATGAATTGCGACTTGATTCTTGATTAGGACCTATATTTTCAAATGCTTATGAAATATAAGTACAATGAGTCTACACCATTATGAGTCATCCAATATAGCTGAGATTGCATAAAGATTTTATCAACCATATAGTTTAGAATATTTGATATAATTAGTTTATCTTAAAAAATTGTGTGGGTTTGGTAGGTGTGGATTCACCTAGTCATGAGCAAATTTCATTGACGATAAGAGAAAATTAGGTACTACCGACAACATCTTATATATGCAAACTAGCTGCTATCTTTGTTCAACTAGATTCTTCAAATTTTAGTTAACCAATTTAGTAGTGACGGTCATAGTTTGCTCATTTTTCAGTCTAAACTTGCCATTTAATATGCATTGTGTTTATTGACCGTAGAAAAGCATGTTGAATTTTGAAAGACCTTAGTGAATGAGATTCTCATTCTAATATTTTATGGATGATTAACATTGATAATGTGAAATTCTTATAGGttatttcatttttcttttaatattatgcgctatccatccatccatccatctatatgtgtgtgtatttttttattcaaatctggCAAATATCTTGGTGTGAAGTTTTAGAACAAATATTTAAGTATCTTGGTGTGGAGCTTTCAAAATAAAGTTTTATGTGACACCAAGCATGTAATAAGGGAGACTAGTCAAGCACTTGCCTATACACAAAGAATTAGGAAAAATCAGGAGAGCTATAACAGGAGGAGTATAGCACCACAGCTATCTCATGTCACACATGATACAACAAATAGATTATGAAAAGGTAGAAGTTATGGGTACATGGCCTTATTTCGATGCTATATATGATAAGCATATCATAATCACCCATGGAAGTATCGCATGCATAGTTGCTATTATATATACACCATTTTCTATAATCTATTTTTTACAATTAATTTGTATAATGAAAGTATGTGGCACATCCAATTTGCTCAATGTTCTGTTTAGATGAAAAAGGCTTGCTCCCTCAAATTTTCATGACCTACCATATTATTAAAGTATGCACTCGTCATTCAAGTTGTAGGAAACATCGTAATGATATAGATGATTTGACCGGACCAAGAGACCAATATTTATTCCTATTTTTGATAATTCctgcaaaaaaaaatctatgtttTGGAGAATAGATCAGTACTAGTAAACATGCATCAATATAGATAAACTGAAGTCTAAAATTAGGGCTAATCTCTAGGTCGGGTAGTAGGGTTATGTGCTTGGATGTGTGATCTCTCCATCATATATCATTGTTGATGGCCATCCTGCGCACTCAACTGTGCAAGCAGAGGATCCTACATCTTTGGTAAAAGTAACGGATGCTTGCAGGTTGCCATAGTTGGTTCATAACTTCTCCAGCCAAAAGCATAGCATATAATTACGAGAGACAAATCAGAATCTTCATTGGGGCCAGACCTTGTTGCATTAAATGAGTTAGCCCACTTGGCTGGGTACGCCGTGTTCTGACGTTATGCCACCGTCCTCACGTACGGTACGTGCACAGTACTTGGTTCAGATGGATCAGATTTGGGTTCCACGGCTGGAGTCTTGGTACGCACCCATTCCAGGATCCGGTCTCCAATCTGCCACTCGGTACagaagactccaaaatagaaaatTCCACGCAGTCATCccatgagaagagagaaaaatgttTCCAAGTTCAAAGAGCCTTTTCAACTAAGAAGGTCTTCCCTAAGACCGGAGAAAGCCAGACAAACCTCAAGGACCATGACCCAGTCCTCctccatttttattttttattttgggtaCCACCCAGTCCACCCTTCCTCACCACAATGTTATGTAATTCATGGCCTCCCTCCCCTGCCCCACCATCTAACGTATGAAAAAAGTCCTACAATCCTTGGTATACCCTCCTCCCTATATATATCTTCTACACTTGTTTTCTCTCCATTCACATACCCCTACCATATATTTCCTTCTCACACTTTAGATCAAATTATATATGCTACACTAACAAAAGCCCACCACCAGCAGCCATGGATATGGACACCTGGAACCAAATCCTTCATGCATGCAAGCTAGCCAGAGAACTAGAAACAAGACTCCGACACTTCGCAAACCATCCCCCACTCCTCGTGAGCTCCTGCGAAGAGGTTGTTGGTGCTTTCAACAAAGCCATCCATGACCTGCGCTCTCACAACACCTCGCACTATAGCACTCAGATGTTCTTTGGGGAGACATCGGGGTCTCTTTCCGAACCTTTGGATATACGTGCCGGAGAAGGGAGCTCCCATGGCGGTAGCTACATGCAAGCAATCGATTTTTCCCAAGGGCAATTGATGGGGTTGGACTTCCAAGCGACATCCATGGCCATGAGGATGGTGGATACCGGTCGTGGTAGCACCCCTGATGTGAATATTGATGCATTTGGTAGGGGCGGAGGAGAGGCTCCGGTGGCGGCAGCGGGCTCGTTGGTTGCCGAGAGGAGACCGACCGGGTCTTCGATTCAAAGATCTTCGAGGAGGAGGTAAAATTCAAATCTTTGGATTTCTTGATGGGTTCCCACCTAGATTTCTTCCTTTGGAAAGGTCAAGGAATTTTCCTTATATGTGAGCTTGATAGTGATCGAGAAACAATGAGAAGTTGCATCCATTCTTACCTACCTTACCATCTTTCAATCCAAAATAAAGTTTTTATGACAAAATGACCGTGGTAAAAGGTTTCAATGTAGTATGCATGCTGAAGTCATATTCATGGCTAAGTTGAGCAATTTAAAAAGTTAGTTGAGGCCGACCGTTGGATAACCAACTGCTAATTGAATTGTCAGGAGGGATAGCGGCGGGACGATCGTGAGGGTGCCGGCCCTCCGAACGGGAAACACGGAGATTCCACCGGACGACGGGTACACGTGGAGGAAGTATGGCCAGAAAGATATCCTCCGCTCCAGATTTCCAAGGTAGCCATCTCTTTTAATtagttttctttattttttttctttggtagtAAAATGAAATTAATTAGCTGCCGTATGTTATAGAACTACTTAACAAATATGCCAGTATAACCTGGTGATGGTGCTCCCTTTTCTCTTGTGCTACCAAGGCCTAGTGAGATGTCATGACTTGGTATCTAGGAGGTCATAGCATCTAGTTGTCTACATCCAGACATGGTGAACGCTATCTTGTACGGGACCTTTAGAATTGGAAATCAGGTTATTAGAAAGAATGGAAACTTGAAGATTTATAATGGAACTAATTAGCTGCCCAAATCAGTGAAAAGAGGGATGCAGAAGGTCTACAACTTTAGGGTTTTAAATTAGTGATTGGCTTTATGAATGACCTTTCTATCATATGGTTGTGCGCTGGatagaattgggtttaaccatgttaCACCATTGCCATAACCACAGGAATAACGCACAAGCCTTATCCAAACAATCAAACATTGGGTATTTTGTTTGGCTCAAAAAGCAATCAATTTGCTTGGTTGCGGGTCTGTCATGTAATACTACCTTGTCACTTCATGAGGGTTTGGCTCTCGTTTGTTTTCCTTTTTCAACTCCTGCTACTTCTTTTCCTTCAACAATTCTAgtctgttattttttttttttgcagtaacctcattcattttttttaatgaaagggATATAAGTTAGGCCTTTTTTTCTCAAGGGTTTGCTTTATGATCCTTATTTGCTACTTTTCCTAGAAGTTGCCGAATTCTTCATATTGGAAGTTTTGTGATCCAACCTGGTCATCCTGGCCTTTCCTTCTTGTTATTCATTAACACAAATCCCAGCCCCATCCACTTCTAGCTACTTATTTAAATTGCATACATGTAAGGAAAATAGTTAGCTAGCGAGCTACATGTGAACGTTCTCAAAGCTTAGGCCTTCCGCTGGCTCCTTGCAGTTCAATTTGAATCCCAAAGATTTGGTTTTTACACCCAAGAATCAAGCTATAAGGTATCACCAAAACCGATCCACTCGCTAATGCTTCAAAAACCTATGCGTGCCTTTGGCAGGAGTTACTACCGGTGCACCCACAAGAGCTACTACGgttgcaatgcaaagaaacaagtcCAGAGACTCGACGAGGATCCATACACATATGAGATCAAGTACTGTGGCACCCATAGCTGCAAGACCTCGACCACACCACTCCTTATCCCCTCTATAACACCAAACACCAACAAcgccagcagcagcagcaacaacaaCCCACCAGGGGAAGCACCGATGCCGGAAGCCACCGCACAGCCGCCTTCTTCCCTACCCACTTCAACCCAACTGGGTATCTGGTTCTCTAGGGAGTTCGACCATGGCCAAAGGGAAATCCCATCCCTCGTCGGTAGCAGCACACAAGCCGGACCTTCTAACATGCAAGGTGGCGGAAGGGATATCGATTGTCCCGTTGCTGCTCTGGCGGATGTTATGTTCAATTCGGGCAGCAGTGGGAGCAGCATGGATGCCATCTTCTCGCAACCAAGGCAAGACAGTTGAAGCCTTGAAGGGCATCAATGAAGAGCCATCAGAACGACGATTTTATCTCTAACTTTTCTATTTCACAATTAGATAGAGCACTAGGAGTTGATAGGATTCACATGATTAATTCTTTATTAGCCACCCTCCTGGTTTTGTAATAAAGTTGCAAGTGCCTGTACAAAGAGGGTTGCTTCATGTTTAATGACAAACTTTGTACCTCCGGGTTGCAAATATGAACAAAAAGAAGTTATTTGTCAGATTTCGAAGTATGGAGTTTTTTTACGATTAGTATGGAGCTGTGATGAAAATTAGGGATATTAAGTAAAGGTACTCATTGAGAAAAAGACAATACACCcattattttttttccaaaatttaaatATCATCCGTTTGATCGCTTGCTTTAGATAATAATAGAAGCCACTTCCTAGCTTGGTTTTACCATTTTTGGGCAAATAATATCATTTTTTGACCTCAACCTTGCCATATCACGAAATTATA contains these protein-coding regions:
- the LOC105045090 gene encoding WRKY transcription factor 55, translating into MDMDTWNQILHACKLARELETRLRHFANHPPLLVSSCEEVVGAFNKAIHDLRSHNTSHYSTQMFFGETSGSLSEPLDIRAGEGSSHGGSYMQAIDFSQGQLMGLDFQATSMAMRMVDTGRGSTPDVNIDAFGRGGGEAPVAAAGSLVAERRPTGSSIQRSSRRRRDSGGTIVRVPALRTGNTEIPPDDGYTWRKYGQKDILRSRFPRSYYRCTHKSYYGCNAKKQVQRLDEDPYTYEIKYCGTHSCKTSTTPLLIPSITPNTNNASSSSNNNPPGEAPMPEATAQPPSSLPTSTQLGIWFSREFDHGQREIPSLVGSSTQAGPSNMQGGGRDIDCPVAALADVMFNSGSSGSSMDAIFSQPRQDS